The genomic stretch gattactatcccgagcattttggagattcggacttatggacttagtgcctctggacccctattctgttgttactatgctgttattctgtctgtctggcattggattgttgtctgtttgtgtaagcaggtatttccttgaaagtccttgatggttaattccaaggcattgagataaggattttacccgaaaacagccgttactctgcccgattttcgtcagaattttaatgtgcttaatgcaaagtggtgctaatataataagttcatctggacccCCAAGTGGTAATATGTTGGTAttaatagtccaaaggatgggaaatctaccttgactcacaatgtcaagtgttggcttcttcttcggttataccgtttctttccttagcttttattttacgcaataggatagcctcttcatctcctcccattcttaatttttcaaaatcttctccctttttcaaaaaccttcttatgtctgtaaaacctctttttaaaccttttctttaaaaatatcttttgcccttagtggctttttcttcaaagtttagacactgttaattgtcgaaacgagtggttataccccacgattttgaaattgattgatataatgagatcttttccgcgtgagaaagctagtggcatactcgtcgattttatccgagttggagcccttctttcatttgcgatgcaaagaactcgtttgttctcatgctcaagatcaatggctgagtatttctctccgatgacgacaaagtgtttattcgttttaaaaatgttttcccttttaagcggcactacattagctctgacttctccattgcaccgaggaggtatgtaggcacaaggcttaatgtcttgccgagcttattttagaAATCAAACAAACCGTTTCTTTTACACACgatatcttttaataaacacagattttcaaaaaggttcctgtggaataccacagatatgaggggtgcttaaaaccttccccttgtataatcaacacccgaacctgagttctctttttgttttaaaacaaactttgggttttacgttcttttcccttttcctttgaaaaaataaagcgcggtggcgatttcaaacgaaatattgagtcgagtcaatcctatggctttgatctcagaatTTCCTCGCTACACACATCACACTAGAAGGAACACTCTTTCTAGAtacaccatcatcatcttcagcaCCTTTATCTTTTTGCTTGTAGCGTGACTCCCCACACCTCGGGAACTCCTTCAAGTTTTCATAATCTTTCCTATATAATATGTAATCATTATGACATGCATGTGTTTTGCATAGTCCAAACCCATTGGACAcaatatcttcttggcctcatAACTATGGTTCGACAATGTGTTACCTTTTGGAACCATTTCTTGCaacaattcaaacaattcaaTAAAACCTCTATCCGTCCATCCACATTCTTCCTTAAGATTAAACAGTCTTAACACAATTGACAATCTTGTAAAACTTTTGCATCTCGAATATGACGACTCTTCTAGGTCTCTTTGCAAAGTATCTTTCATATGAGCTTTCTTAAAAGCATATACTCCATTATCACAAATCATATCTTCTAGAGTATCATTCATAAATTCATCAACTTTAACTCTATGTGATGTAGGTCTTTTTTGTCACTTCACCATGCCATATCCATTTCGTATAATTTTGAATAATTCCATCGCAACTTAATTGATTGAATATAACATCCCTTAGATGTATTTGAGTATCTTAGCAATTTTTACAAGGACACCAAAAAATCCTATTATCTTTTCGAAGGTTTTTTTCCCGCGAACTCAATAATTTAAATCACTCAATTCTCATACTCTTTACTTAATATATTggctttcatccaactacgatctaTAATCACATACATCTTCTGAAAATACTTGATTATTCCAtctcaataaaacaacaataacaacaaacaacaactaaAAATACATGAACAACAACACTACGTTATACCTCAAGTCTCATAAaccataacaataacaataacaataacaacaacgacaacaaaaacaacaacatcaacatcgaTAACAACAATCATGGAGAACTTTTACATATCGGAAATGTGTTGGTGTGAGGTTCGAGCTTCCTTCCTCCTAGGAGAAGATAGAGAAGATTGTTGTTCCTTTCGTTTGCTAGAGAAGAATAGTGTTTCTTCATTTTCTAGGGCGCAAAAAGTGAATGATACTTAACATTTTGATGAAGGAATGAAATATTGTTTAGATTTTTCTTCTTGGTTTTTGGAAAAACCGAGGGAACATATCCGAGGTAAAACTatgttcaatttaattaaataaaatattatttaacctTTCATGCCGGttttataaaaaaccgagggATACGATGATTTACAAAATAAAGACGCCTTTTTtgttctaaataaaacttataattGCAGGAGTTGAGAGACGAAGTTCAAACCTTGAGAAACATTTATTCCAATGTTTGGCAAAATCGAGGtataagatttatttattttttaaaaagatataAAAGGCCCATTCTAGGTCATTTGACCTCGGATTTTCAATGGCTGAAGTGAAAACctgtcataaaatatattatttatagtatTGTTAGATGGGTAAAACTGCAAGATTTGATCATTTGAGTAATTACCGAGATAAGATTAATTTTTCAGAGCTCATATTGAAATTATTAAACTAACATTAGGCAGTGAAATATTTATGAACCAACATTTGAAATAATAATTTGATAAATCAGTTAAATTTAAGCAAACAAAATGAACcataaatcatcaacatatattgaCAGTTATAGATACAAACACATGAATAAAATTAGTAAACAATGATAGTCGTGTAAAACTCAGATTTTAGTCTTAAAACATTTTTGTCTTAAGAGGTTGGCGACCGTTATATTTATTTGGGTTAATAGCCATTTCGCCCCTTTTCATTTGAGTGAGTTTTGAAAAATCCCcctgtaaaaaaaattagattcccACCCTTTCATTTAGAGATTCCATAATTCTAGTCCTTCATTAAACTAGGTCACCTAAATAGCTTACATGGCTTTGCtgagatgatttttttttttatgttagacCCTTATATCAATTCCACATGTCGTTTATTTAtctttattataacatttttttaattaaaaattaacatGAACCCTAATTTCATTTCTTCTCatcgtgttcttcttcttccttcttcataCTACATTTGTTCGCCACTTTTCATCTGCAATTTCGTCCTCATTTTCCACAGTGTCTCTCTGAGTAATGGATGAGAGTTCGAAGCATGTCATCTAATGCCAGAATATCTCCTAAATGTGGACATGAAATGTCAATGAAGGTTTTCGTTTTTAAATTTGTtgcaaatccaaaaaaaaaaatattgaaagtgcaaatattggagaaatgaataagattatcagatattttatTGGGATGATAAATACTTTGGATCAACTGACCCATAGGAAATGAACTTCTCCACTAACTCCATGTGAAAACCTCTTTAAATGAAGAGACGAAAGAGAACTTCAATGGTTGTTTCTAATTTATAAACTCAACATCCCTTCATTCACTTATTTTTTCCAATGAGAACggattttacatttttaatgagaCAATTATTTTGTCATTGAGAACTAGTTATTTACTTGACATAAGTGAAAAAAACTATTTTGTCCTTATAAGAGTTGTAACAAAATTCATACCCTTCCAATTTTTATTCCGTGGCTCACTCAATTACTTGCCAAAATTTTtatcttaaaaatattataagttcAATCATTTTTAATCAACATGTGTTCGTTTTTCATCTCATACTGAATGGAAACACATCAATCTTTACATCAAAACACACTCATTACTCAAACTTAGGCTTCATCTTACAACAAACATTTATCAGGCTATTATTAATCCAAATTAAAGACATTCAATAATCAGGATTTACCAAAAGGTAACCATCAACTAGCTTAACAAGTCCTTCAACCTTAGCTTGACTAGCTTTCAGCTCCTCCTCACTGAGATTATAATCACCTTTGGTAAAATAATCAACATGCACATTCCTAATGGAACCTCCATTTGGACCTTCCACCAATTGGCTCTTGAATGAAACCTTCTCCAATGTGTCAGCCAATCCAGTGCCACCAATAATGCTAAAGTTGTACACAAATTTAACCTCATCTATTTCATCCACTCTATGTAGCACATACTTTGTTTCTCCACCTACACACCCATcaaatttagaaaataataaaCATTAATGTATACAAATATAACATAATAGTTGTTGTAACATTTAGTTACTAATTCTGACCTTCAACTATGGTGAGCTTCTTGATGGTTCCAGCAGCACCAGTTCCTTCAATGAGCTCAACACTCTTGATGATTTCCACAATCTTTGGGAAGAGGTTATGAAAATCTATTGACATGGCTTTGAAGAGCCTAGTAGGGGGCACAGAAGCAGTGGTAGCATATTCTTGAGTTTGTACACCCATGATGAAGAATATCTAAATGGAAATTAATTAACACAAAGGGACATTATATAAGGTGTTATTTGGATGGTGTTGTTGCATGTGTAGTACTATATGTGAGGAATTCTTGTTCTGGAATTATTGGAAAAGGACTTGATGACAACACTAGTGGTCAAAGTGGCTTATTTGAATATAGAAATATACAATGGTGACAAACCATTGAGCCGGCAGAAAGAGTGAGGACAGTGGTGGTGACTGTCCGAAAATTCATGTTTTTAGAATAATTCTTCATTTGGTGTTTGAATGTATTTGTAAGTTTGTTAATTCTAAAATGTGCCATTTGTTAACAATTTAGACCATGAATTTACCAACAAAAAGATACACTCAAAAGTAATTTTTGCAATGGTTGATAT from Vicia villosa cultivar HV-30 ecotype Madison, WI linkage group LG4, Vvil1.0, whole genome shotgun sequence encodes the following:
- the LOC131599700 gene encoding pathogenesis-related protein 10-like, whose protein sequence is MGVQTQEYATTASVPPTRLFKAMSIDFHNLFPKIVEIIKSVELIEGTGAAGTIKKLTIVEGGETKYVLHRVDEIDEVKFVYNFSIIGGTGLADTLEKVSFKSQLVEGPNGGSIRNVHVDYFTKGDYNLSEEELKASQAKVEGLVKLVDGYLLVNPDY